In Lycium ferocissimum isolate CSIRO_LF1 unplaced genomic scaffold, AGI_CSIRO_Lferr_CH_V1 ctg20167, whole genome shotgun sequence, one genomic interval encodes:
- the LOC132043029 gene encoding uncharacterized protein LOC132043029 — LELARSLGTEIIEVKCDSLLIVNQVNGVFDVKDDRMQKYLEKIQVVLQRFKEWTMQHVPREQNTEADALANLGSLVGIEEFNSGTVVQLMNFAVESSHAKVNMTSFNWDW, encoded by the coding sequence ATTTGGAACTGGCTAGGAGCTTGGGGACGGAGATCATTGAAGTAAAATGTGACTCACTCTTGATCGTGAATCAAGTAAATGGGGTCTTTGATGTGAAAGATGATAGGATGCAaaaatatttggagaaaattcaGGTGGTTCTACAACGATTCAAAGAATGGACTATGCAACATGTGCCGAGGGAACAAAATACTGAAGCTGATGCATTAGCTAACTTGGGCTCTTTAGTAGGAATAGAAGAATTTAACTCAGGTACGGTGGTCCAATTGATGAACTTCGCTGTTGAAAGTAGCCACGCCAAAGTCAACATGACAAGTTTTAATTGGGACTGGTAG